One genomic window of Staphylococcus hsinchuensis includes the following:
- a CDS encoding glutathione peroxidase, translating into MNIYDIEVQKTNGDTYQLEDYKGQVMLIVNTASECGFTPQFEGLQQLYNEYKDQSFVVLGFPCNQFGGQEPGTGEEATHNCKINYGVTFPMHEKIDVKGEHQHPLFKFLTEAQNGFLNEKIKWNFTKFLIDREGNVVNRFAPQKKPEQIKAEIEDVL; encoded by the coding sequence ATGAATATTTATGATATTGAAGTTCAAAAAACAAATGGAGATACGTATCAATTAGAGGATTACAAAGGACAAGTAATGTTAATCGTTAACACTGCGAGTGAATGTGGTTTCACGCCTCAATTTGAAGGTTTGCAACAACTGTACAATGAATATAAAGACCAATCGTTTGTTGTTTTAGGATTCCCATGTAACCAATTTGGCGGTCAAGAACCAGGTACTGGTGAAGAGGCCACACATAATTGTAAAATCAACTACGGTGTTACCTTCCCTATGCATGAGAAGATTGATGTTAAAGGCGAGCATCAACATCCTTTATTTAAATTTTTAACTGAAGCACAAAATGGCTTTTTAAATGAAAAGATTAAATGGAATTTCACAAAGTTCTTGATAGATAGAGAAGGTAACGTTGTTAATCGTTTCGCACCACAAAAGAAACCTGAACAAATTAAGGCTGAAATTGAAGACGTACTTTAA
- the hfq gene encoding RNA chaperone Hfq produces the protein MIKHESIQDKFLGQFRDEKTKVVVFLINGFQMKGIIEDYDKYLVCLQSQGKQHLIYKHAISTFTIDDAEE, from the coding sequence ATGATTAAACATGAAAGCATCCAAGACAAATTCCTAGGCCAATTTAGGGATGAAAAAACGAAAGTCGTCGTTTTTTTAATCAATGGCTTCCAAATGAAAGGAATCATTGAGGATTATGACAAGTACTTAGTTTGCTTACAATCACAAGGAAAACAACATCTGATTTATAAGCATGCTATTAGTACATTTACCATTGATGATGCTGAAGAATAA
- a CDS encoding alpha/beta fold hydrolase, which translates to MNENEFFITVSDGTMLEVKRDKAKHDTIGVVHFLHGMSEHMGRYDKLIKSLNQQGYDVIRHNHRGHGKHLDEKQKGHIQNLELAADDTYEIAQTICTRYNDIPYIVIGHSMGSMVARVFAYRYPHAAQGLILIGTMQHSKLKSIPAMIALKLITIFCGKNRRMKWLNNSMYKSFNKNIKNVHSDNDWLSSDRNEVKRYEKDPNSGFLVSNQLIYQVVKQQITTSKTKVMKKLNPNLPILLISGKEDPLGEYGNGIRRLGKIYKQAGIQHITVQLYKNKRHEILLENDCETTWQHMYEWIEKQILKDRES; encoded by the coding sequence ATGAATGAGAATGAATTTTTTATCACAGTTTCAGATGGGACCATGTTAGAAGTTAAACGAGACAAAGCAAAGCATGACACAATTGGTGTTGTGCATTTTCTGCATGGAATGTCTGAACATATGGGTAGATACGATAAATTAATAAAATCATTGAATCAGCAAGGCTACGATGTTATTAGGCATAATCATAGAGGTCATGGTAAACACCTCGATGAAAAGCAAAAAGGACATATTCAAAATTTAGAGTTAGCTGCTGACGATACATATGAAATCGCACAAACGATTTGCACACGTTATAATGATATACCTTATATTGTGATAGGTCATTCAATGGGTTCCATGGTTGCACGAGTTTTTGCCTATAGATATCCTCATGCTGCACAGGGATTAATCCTCATCGGTACAATGCAACATTCCAAGTTAAAGAGTATTCCGGCTATGATTGCATTAAAGTTAATTACAATTTTCTGCGGCAAAAATCGTCGCATGAAATGGTTAAATAATTCTATGTATAAATCGTTTAATAAAAATATTAAAAACGTTCATTCAGATAATGATTGGCTTTCAAGTGACAGAAATGAAGTAAAACGTTATGAAAAGGATCCTAACTCAGGATTTCTTGTTTCCAACCAATTAATATACCAAGTTGTTAAACAACAAATTACTACAAGCAAAACTAAAGTAATGAAAAAGTTGAATCCAAATTTACCTATTTTACTTATATCAGGGAAAGAAGATCCATTAGGTGAATATGGCAATGGCATCCGTCGATTAGGCAAGATTTATAAACAAGCTGGTATTCAACATATTACCGTTCAATTGTATAAAAATAAGAGACATGAGATATTGTTGGAAAATGATTGTGAAACAACTTGGCAACATATGTATGAATGGATAGAGAAACAAATTTTAAAAGATAGAGAGAGTTGA
- the miaA gene encoding tRNA (adenosine(37)-N6)-dimethylallyltransferase MiaA — MRDGKPFIIVVVGPTAVGKSDFSIELAKRFNGEIISGDSMQVYKQMDIGTAKVSKEEMNTVPHHMIDILEPDDNFSAYAFKERAQRLISEITERGRTPIIAGGTGLYIQSLIYDYDFDDETISDEENERVEAKLKQLEQLSNDELHAYLATFDKDSARDIHPNNRKRVVRAIQYYLKTKKLLSSRKKMQHGDLIYDTLLLGIEMSRNTLYQNINERVDIMLERGLLNEVEQLVNQGYESCQSMQAIGYKEMVPVVKGEMDLEDAAVILKQHSRNYAKRQMTWFKNKLDVVWLDKEQRSLSLMLEEVSALIKTKE, encoded by the coding sequence ATGAGAGACGGTAAACCTTTTATCATAGTTGTCGTAGGCCCGACAGCTGTGGGGAAGTCCGACTTCAGTATCGAACTTGCAAAACGTTTCAATGGTGAAATTATTAGTGGCGATTCGATGCAAGTATACAAACAGATGGACATAGGTACTGCCAAAGTTTCTAAGGAAGAAATGAATACTGTACCACATCATATGATTGATATTTTAGAACCAGACGATAACTTTTCAGCTTATGCATTTAAAGAACGAGCACAACGACTCATATCTGAAATTACTGAGCGAGGTCGTACACCCATCATTGCAGGTGGGACTGGCTTGTATATTCAATCATTAATTTATGATTACGACTTCGATGATGAAACGATTTCTGATGAAGAGAACGAACGTGTTGAAGCGAAATTAAAGCAACTAGAACAATTGTCTAATGATGAACTTCATGCATATTTGGCAACATTTGATAAAGATTCGGCACGCGATATTCACCCTAATAATAGAAAAAGAGTAGTAAGAGCCATACAATATTATTTAAAAACAAAAAAACTTTTAAGTTCTCGCAAGAAAATGCAACATGGCGACCTAATTTATGATACATTATTACTAGGGATAGAAATGTCGCGTAATACTTTATATCAAAACATAAATGAACGCGTTGATATAATGTTGGAACGCGGATTATTAAATGAAGTTGAACAGCTCGTTAACCAAGGATACGAATCGTGTCAAAGTATGCAAGCGATTGGCTATAAAGAAATGGTGCCCGTAGTGAAAGGCGAGATGGATTTAGAGGATGCAGCAGTTATTTTAAAGCAGCATTCAAGAAATTATGCAAAGCGCCAAATGACATGGTTTAAAAATAAACTAGATGTTGTATGGTTAGATAAAGAGCAGCGTTCACTATCATTAATGTTAGAAGAAGTTTCCGCCCTAATAAAGACAAAGGAGTAA